A single region of the Phyllostomus discolor isolate MPI-MPIP mPhyDis1 chromosome 14, mPhyDis1.pri.v3, whole genome shotgun sequence genome encodes:
- the F11R gene encoding junctional adhesion molecule A, whose amino-acid sequence MGSQGKVGRTQVLLFASVILCSLARGRGAVYTSESEVRVPENKPAKLSCSYSGFSAPRVEWKFAQGDITSLVCYNNKITGPYEDRVTFSNTGITFHSVTRKDTGTYTCMVSDEGGTTYGEVSVQLTVLVPPSKPTVNIPSSATIGSRAVLTCSETDGSPPSQYLWYRDGVPMPSEPKSSRAFSNSSYSLNPKTGELVFDPVSASDSGEYSCEAQNGVGTPMMSDAVRMEAVELNVGGIVAAVLVTLILLGILVFGIWFAYRRGYFDRTKKGTESKKVIYSQPSARSEGEFRQTSSFLV is encoded by the exons GCTCGCTGGCGCGGGGCAGGGGCGCAGTGTACACTTCGGAGTCTGAAGTCAGAGTTCCCGAGAATAAAC CTGCCAAGTTGTCCTGCTCCTACTCCGGCTTCTCCGCTCCCCGGGTGGAGTGGAAGTTTGCCCAGGGCGACATCACCAGCCTCGTCTGCTACAACAACAAGATCACAG gcccCTATGAGGACCGGGTCACCTTCTCGAACACCGGCATCACCTTCCACTCCGTGACCCGGAAGGACACAGGGACGTACACCTGCATGGTCTCGGACGAAGGCGGCACCACCTATGGGGAGGTCAGCGTCCAGCTCACTGTGCTCG TGCCTCCGTCCAAGCCCACGGTGAACATCCCCTCCTCTGCCACCATCGGCAGCCGGGCGGTGCTGACCTGCTCGGAGACGGACGGCTCCCCGCCCTCCCAGTACCTCTGGTACCGGGACGGGGTCCCCATGCCATCAGAGCCCAAGAGCAGCCGTGCTTTCAGCAACTCCTCCTACAGCCTGAACCCCAAGACAGGGGAGCTG GTCTTCGATCCCGTCTCAGCCTCTGATTCGGGAGAGTACTCCTGCGAGGCCCAGAACGGGGTTGGGACGCCCATGATGTCCGACGCGGTGCGCATGGAGGCAG TGGAGCTGAACGTGGGGGGCATCGTGGCCGCCGTCCTAGTAACGCTCATTCTCCTCGGGATCCTGGTTTTCGGCATCTGGTTCGCCTACCGCCGCGGCTACTTTGACA GGACGAAGAAAGG GACCGAGAGTAAGAAGGTCATCTACAGCCAGCCCTCGGCCCGCAGCGAG GGCGAGTTCCGACAGACCTCCTCGTTCCTGGTGTGA